TTATAacagtactttttaaaactttttgattgAGATccatagtaagaaatatattaagATAGCAACTCAATACACACATCTTACCAAAACAGTAGTTTCTCAAAATTTGTGTTGTAGGAAAAATTACCCTTACTACATGTGATACAAcgtgatattttatattttggattctGATTAGTGTTTTTCAGAGTGGCAATCCACTAATGGGTCACAAAATCAATTTAGAGGGTCATGATGAGcaccttaaaaaatgaaatagaagcatCCATTCAGGGACAGGCTGGGAATAGTGAAGAAGATATCTGTACATTGTGGTCAGTCTTTGGAGTTAGAATTTACATATCTTGGATTTTCTAAGTCTCTGCTTCTTGAATTATTTGTACGTTGTAATACGAAACTCGATACAGATGAGTGGTTATGGCTGTGGGTTCTGGAGTACAGGTTCAAATCTTGACTCCACTACTCAGAGGCTGTGTGACATGGGACATGTGACTTAGTCTCCTGCATCCTGCTTTCCTGgagtgtaaaatggagatgacaacaGCACTTACCTCAACCAGCTGCAAGGATTTAATGAGATgatgcagtgcctggcacaaataaacacttaataaatattagccattataTTTCgatctcttttattttcccccaGTGTTAAGGTTTAGCTTTTTTCAGCTTGCTAAGTAGAACTGAGGGAAGAGTTATGCACATGGAAGTAGAAGGCTCTGGAAGCCAGATTGCTTAGGGTAGCAGATATCAAAGTGAAAGAAATACAAGGAGAAACTGAAATCCCAAGGGTCCGAATGGAGGTCCTCAGTCCTTCCAGAGCTAACTCTTGAAGGTCcagggttttattttcttaaagaaagcaGTTCCGCTTAGAGTTCTTCTCTCTAATATCAACACACTTTTGACCCTAGCTCCTGGCTTTTCATGTAGATCAGATTCCAATTTGTTACAGAAACTTGACTAAAGCTGATTGTATATTTCCCCACAAATTTCTACTTGACATTCCCTGGGGTTCCTCTTCTTGTTTAGGTACCCTTTCTGCTTGTCAATCTCTTCTTGGCCaagttccttccttcctgaatCTAGCAATAtatgaggttttttaaaaaaaatttaggtatcaagaaaaaaatactgaataataagatgagaataaaagaatgtattttatcACACCATTTTGTGGCAGCAAAACTATTCTATACTAAAAACATTTAATGCGTTTGATGCATACTCCTTAACCATTTCCACTCCAAAAAATGACAGATGACATTCATCCGTGGGACACTCCCATATGTGTACCcagaatatctttaaaaaagaattccaatttttcagataacatacataaaacactttataacatgtaaataatgaaattaacaatttaaagttttcttaaaattattgttttgtaaggaaaaatataaatacagtagTCCTCTCTTATCCTCggaggatatgttccaagacccccagggaatgcctgaaactgtggatattaccaaactctatatatactatgttttctcctatgCAAATACctctgataaagtttaatttacaaattatgtAAAGAGATTAACAAtacctaataataaaatagaacaattataacaacatagtgtaataaaagttactataATCTCAGCAACCTCAGTGTAcaattttctttattaagtagagaactttcacctttccatttaaaagaagtacttcatggcttctctttggcatacccaaattgccagcatcactattcttgCACTTTGGGGCTACGGCCccaagtaaagtaaaataatggtTACTTGAACACAGGCACAGCAATACTGAGAGCTGCTAAGTGACCAATGGGTGgctatgctggacaaagggaagGAGCAGGACAGTGCGAGATATCATCTCCCTACTCAGAACAGCTCCAACTGAAAGCTTATGAATTATCtaattctggaattttccatttaatatttttgaactgtGGTTGACTTCAGATAACCAAAACCGTGGAAAGTGAAAACATGGAAAACGGGGGACGATTGTAtcgttattttaaaaacatgcagcACTTTAGAAAAGTGCTAATTTTTCTATAACTCTGTTCCAGAGAATGAAAACCTTATCACAGTTAAAATTACGTACAGACTTTACAAATTTCTTACATTACTTGATAATGATCTTTAAAACCTTGTATGGTGCCATAGtaagataaaatgtaaaaatattaccCCAATCAGAAATTATTCAAAACTTAAGTAGACATTTCCTGAATGACACAGGTGTTTATTTTTAACCTGCTCAGATGTCAAGAGTTAAAGGCTAACATTCCCCGTCATCACTCTTTCCTATGAAAATACTACAATATTTTCAATGAGTGTGTAAACAAACCATTGTTTCAGGCTTTATTTACACTGGAGCTGCCTGGCAAAATGCCACGACTGACCTAGCCATTTGTCACGATTCCAAGTAAGTTTTTAACACTAATCCTTGCTATTTTCAATACTTCCTCCTTAGGGTCTATTTCCAAGGCCTGTTTTtcccattctttatttttttcccccaagacaGATTTTTCTGAGCTACTCTTTAGgataacatttactttttttctgcttataagGTAATACAAGGATCCTACAAGACAGAAATAATCTAATACACTGTCAGTTCCTCGAGCcttcatctttctttccactGAGCCATCTTTTAACCAGAGCTCTTCTGGTCCTAAGAGCGCAGAAGAACCGAGACCGGAGTCGGGCACAGGAAGGGGTCGTCACGTGAGCGGGGGCGGCGGCAAGTTGGCTCCAGAGAAGAAGCGTACCTATCTGCTTATACAGATCGCCGTTTGTTAAATTTGACAGACGTGAACGGTAGTCTGTAAGCAGCTTCATTGAGCCCAAACGGGAAATCCAGTAGGAAGGGGAGAGGCTACACTCTCAACAGAAAGGGCTGGAGGCGGCGCCGGGACAGGGCGGGGCAGGTGGCACCCAGCCGAGTCCCGAGCGGGAGCCGGAAGGGCGGGCtcgagggggcggggccgagccGGGGCAGCtccgcgcggggcggggccgggtcGGAGCGAGGGCTCGTGGGAGAGGGGGCTCCTCCCGACCGACGACCCGCCGGCACCTGATGGGGAACAAACGGCTGATTCCACACGTGGAGAACTTTTAACGAACACGTGAGGGAAGGCAGGCAATGTCTGTGGAGAATCTACCTCACAACTCTGGCGTCCCACTCCGACCACCTGGGCGACAGCCTGTTTGCTGTGTTCCCGGGGGTCTTCGTCCCCTTCTATTGAACCCCCGCCACACGCTTTAAACGAAGCTCCAGCAAAGCAGCCCCCGCCCGAAGCGTCCCGGCCTGCGAAGCCCGCCAGGCGGCGGCCGCGCTTTCCGCGCCTGCGCCCAGCGCCCcacggcgggggcggggccgctgAGCAAAGGGGCGTCTCTCCCGCCGGCGCGCTGGGGCGGAGCCGTGGGGCCGAGTGGTCCGCGCCCTGCGGCCTGACCTCCCGGAACGCCGGGGCCCGTGACGTCACCTCGCCGTGACGCGCACGCTGTAGGAAAACTGTAAGTTTCGGAGGATTCCTGCAGCCCACTGGGCCTGCGGCGCTCGCCCTGCTGCCGGCGGTCCCCAGCTGGTAGTGGCTGTGGGGCGTCGGACCCTTGCTTGGTCCGCGGAGCCGCcaaaggtggggaggggacaggtgcCCGCCCGGGCGCGAGCGCGCCCTCTGCGGCGGGAGGGGCCCGGCGTGCGAGGCGGTGGGGCCGCGCCCCGCACGGGCCCGCGCCTTCTCCCCTGGGAGCCGGCGGGCGAGGCCGGCCGCGCAAGGTCCAAATGGGGAAGCCTGGTTTTTCCTTCCTGATGAAGGGACTTAgcttccccagccccagagtTTGACACGTTAAGTCGAGGATGGAGGATTCTCTCCAAGACTCCATATCCGGGCTTCCTTTGGGGTCCCGCAAGTGACCAGATCGCTGAGGACAACTTGTAAAGATAACCActtgctgcctcagtttcctttttgtgtAAAAGGGAGGTAAAGCCGCTGTTGGCCTCCCTGTTATTCCCACGGGACCGGGAACATTGTGAGAGCACGTGAGGTGACACAAGCATGGAAATTTGCTACGAGGAAACTTAGTCGGTATTCTGAGAATGTGGTGGCCAGTGGCCATTGACAAAGGTTTTGTAGGGAGGGATGTTTTTCCCGATTTTGCCTTCTCaccccttctccccatcccccatcTCATCATGGACAGCGCGCTTGAGCCTGATGGGCATCTGACCTCTTGTCAATGAACTTGGTGGAACAGGGATCAAGAAATAACTGGTGACGTTATCACAATGTTCTTAGCAATTACAGGCCCCCTCGTGTGGGTTTTGCTGAGAAAACTTTTAGCGTGCTGGAACTAGAACATAAAACTCAACAGAGATACACTGAGTTTTAGGGATTGTGGGCGCGTCAGCTTGGATATTCGATCATCAGTCTGACTGCTTGGATTTCTTGGCCTGCCAGGGGTTAGTACATTATTGATGATTAGTGCTGTATTAGAATACTTCTTAAATTCAGGGACAAGTACTTGTCAGAAACTTTGAAGGGAACAATGTTGTGCACACCCCAGGGTGTATTTATACGGGAGATTGAGAGAGCACATTTCTGTAAATTCAGTTCGGGGGCGTAATACCCTTCCTTCCTAGGTTGAGGCACCTTAGAGTCAGAAAGCAGGGATTCTAATTTTTGTTCCACTTGTTAGTAGCTTTGTGTCCGAAGACAAGTCACCCAAACTTGGAACTTACTTTCTCCGTCTCAAATGGGAGATGATGATATATCTGCTGTTGCTTTTTCAAGGATCAAGTGAGATCATGGGTGAAAATGGAAGGCTGTCTATGGGATTGTTCTTGAGAAGTTAGTGTAGGTCCCCTGGCCTGGCTAAGAGGCGTGTGGGTTCAGAAGTCAGGTTCTGAGTCAGAACTAGAAGAGAAGAGCAAATAAGACACTTGTCTCCAGCCTAGTGGAGCTCATGTTCCTGTGGGGAAATAGGCGACAAAGAATGAGTAGGTGGTATCATTTCAGATAGTGATGAGCTCGGTGAAGTGGAGGAAGGTAGGAGACTGACAGTGGGGCAACAGGGCAGGTGGGCTTGGATAGGGTCCCCCAGGGAGGGCCTTCCTAAGGAGCTGACACCTGAATCGGTTGAAGTGAGAGGAAGAGCCTGCGGCGAGAACATTTCAGGCAGGAATAGTAACAGCAGTAAACATTAGTGGAGCTTCCTGTGTGTGATGCACTCTTCTAAACACTAAATTGCATTTTTACAGCCACCCTAGGAGGTAAGTATAAAGTCTCcatttttattgatgaggaaactgacacacgGAAAGGTTAAGAATTTgctcaaggttgcacagctaaaACGTGGTAGAGACAGTATTTGAATTTGGGCAGTCTGACTTCAGTCAGTGCCCCCAAAGGACAACACGGTACCGCCTCGCAGCAGGAGCAGCACGAAGCAATGCTTTGAGGTGGAGACAAGCCTGAGGTGGACAAGGCATCGCAGGGTGAGAGTGTCTAGAACACAGCGAGGAAGGGGGAGAGTGGTGGCGCGTGATGTCGGGGGGCCAGGCAGACGTGGGGGCCCTTGTAGGCTGTGGTGTAAGATGCTATTCTACATATTCTGAAGGTTTACACCAGGGGAACAGCATGTGATTTCAGTTTTATTGGATGAAGAATTGTAGGGTCATGACGTGGGGTGTATTGAAAATGGGGAGCTGGAAGGCTGTTGCTGTTCCCTGGGGGAGCAATGGAGGGTCTTGAGCTAACGGGGGTAGTTATAGAGATGATAGTGAGTGGTGGAATTCATGATATACTTTTGATGGTAGAGCTGCTGGTGTGGCCTTACGAATGTGGAatgtgaggaaaagggagaagtgaTGACTTCTTAGGTTTTGGGCTGGAACAACTGGGAGAATAGTGGTGCTGTTTactgagaagggagagagaggtttGGGAAGAAAATCACAAATTCTGTCATGGACAAGGTTTAGATGCCTGTTAAAGTAACAGAAGTGATAGTGCTAGTAATGATAGTAAGCACTATGTGAGCAtaagctgtgtgccaggcagggtTTTAGGCacttttgcatatattaattcatCTAATCCATATAACAGTTGCATATGCTAGGAACTGTTATGgtccccatttcacaaatgagacaacggaggcacagagaagttaaaagtGACTTACCTGAAGTCCTCCAACTTGTGAGTGGGCTTCAGACTCAAGCAGTCTGGCTTTGGAGTCCATGCATTAGTCCCTGTAACTACTTCCAAGTGGACTTgttgagtaggcagttggatagGTGAATATGAAACTCAGGGGAATGGTCAGGGCTGGAGAGACACGTTCATAGTTCTGAAGAGAAAGCCTGCTTTTGTTCCTCATCTAAGCCTTGGTTGGCAGTGGGAGAAAATAACACAGGCAGTGGGGCTGTGCTAACTGGCCTTCCATTTCTTGACTCTGTTCACTCAGCCAATATTCAGTATCTCCCCTTCCATGAGGTTCCATGAGGATGAAgtctgtatgtcttttatttctctatatctTGTCCCTAATCCAGTGCCTGCTGTGTAGTGGATGTTAGGGATGACTTTATATGCAGGACATTTGGTTAGGTTTTGGGAGttcagagatgaataaaacatagtGCTCTTCCTGGAGGAGCAGAGTATGAGGAAGAACCTGTGGGAATAAAAGCATAGTAGACTGAGTGCATAAATGCATGCTGATTAGTTCCTTCTGGCCTCCTGCAGCCCCCTGCACCCATATACTCGAGGGATGGGGCATGAAAGGGTGAAAGGAGCTAAAGAATGCCTAAGCAATTGCAGGCTGAATTTGAGGCTCCCTAAGAGTCCTTTTCAACAAAAGAATTACCCCAAATCTTgcatattttactatatttgcaTTAGTTTTGTTTGGCAACGATAGAAGTTTTACCAAATGAAATATGTTTTGATGCTGGAATATCATTGTAGAGTGATGAGTTTTTCCAGTTCTATTACCTCAGTGTTGACAGGGCTCACTAGTGAAATAAGGGAGTTGGCTTGAATGTTGCAGCTTGCATAACAGAGTGATGGAGGGGCTGTGTGAAGTATTTCGGCAGGTTTCCACCAGTTGAAGTGTATCACGCCAAAGTTCCACATATTCGGATAAGTTTGAGTTTCCCTGCTGATCATCTCTTTGAGATACATTTTTTGTCATAGGGGATCTGACGAGATAGACATAGGTGGAATTATAGATTACATTTCTTATATGTGGAACATAGAAACTAGAACTATATACACAAAAGTAAGTGTCTTATTTCTGTAGATCGCTTTCAGGATGTACTACAACCTTAGCACATTTGTCACAATTTTATTACTTCCTATCATGAGTATTTCAAACTCGAACcattaaaacattatataaaattacaCCATTGTAGATTTTATGGttaatttctgagtttttttcttacaatatatgaaattatatatatatatatttttaaagattttatttttctcctttttctccccaaagccccccggtacatagttgtatatttcgttgtgggtccttctcgttgtggcatgtgggacgctgcctcagcgtggtctgacgagcagtgccatgtccgcgcccag
The DNA window shown above is from Equus przewalskii isolate Varuska chromosome 30, EquPr2, whole genome shotgun sequence and carries:
- the LOC103550660 gene encoding uncharacterized protein; this encodes MSPDIAKGPQGELRLVSTSKHCFVLLLLRGGRKNQASPFGPCAAGLARRLPGEKARARAGRGPTASHAGPLPPQRARSRPGGHLSPPHLWRLRGPSKGPTPHSHYQLGTAGSRASAAGPVGCRNPPKLTVFLQRARHGEVTSRAPAFREVRPQGADHSAPRLRPSAPAGETPLCSAAPPPPWGAGRRRGKRGRRLAGFAGRDASGGGCFAGASFKACGGGSIEGDEDPREHSKQAVAQVVGVGRQSCENQDQGKQNPTRQPPRIPLSARIWSERSVPSNKSRQTLQDERKSKPRIFKPGPSLPVNSLSTEFNREPTCKAKTWFSPSIISKASKGEAAPVNPGEEFSSEHLEDGPTGLVMERELLDCFCNISHLLSTPPSTTTLAVDENQKQKGDLGNFEEKLGGILKLAGVASLLPSSFRRVFKWKKKSICPFENFF